The following are from one region of the Romeriopsis navalis LEGE 11480 genome:
- a CDS encoding cob(I)yrinic acid a,c-diamide adenosyltransferase has protein sequence MVRTGIGIRTAQGRSERITGQIHVYDGAGKGKSQAALGVVLRSIGLGIQNFSQTRVLLLRFLKGPGRIYDEDGAIQALQSGFPHLIDQVRTGRAEYFGRDEITRFDRMEAQRGWDVAKGALASGLYSVVVLDELNPLLDLGLLEVDEVVSMLKRKPDHMEVIVTGRGAPQKLVDVADLHSEMKPHYHEDEERHGISGIEIYTGAGKGKSTSALGKALQAIGRGINQDKSHRVLIMQWLKGGKGYTEDAAIQALRQIYPSLVDHQRCGRDAIVWRGQQQELDYVEAERGWEIAKSAIASGMYKTIILDELNPTVDLELLPEDPIVQALLRKPKDTEVIITGRCQNPPAYFDLASIHSEMVCHKHYAERGVNLKRGVDF, from the coding sequence ATGGTTCGCACTGGAATCGGTATTCGGACAGCTCAAGGCCGCTCGGAACGCATCACAGGTCAGATCCATGTGTATGACGGTGCGGGCAAAGGTAAGTCGCAGGCAGCATTGGGTGTGGTGCTGCGATCGATTGGCTTGGGAATTCAAAATTTCTCCCAAACCCGCGTGCTGTTGCTGCGATTTTTGAAGGGGCCGGGTCGGATTTACGATGAAGATGGGGCAATTCAGGCATTGCAAAGTGGTTTTCCCCACCTGATTGACCAGGTACGGACTGGGCGGGCCGAGTATTTTGGCCGAGATGAGATTACCCGCTTCGATCGCATGGAAGCGCAGCGCGGTTGGGATGTGGCGAAGGGCGCATTGGCTTCGGGTTTATATTCGGTCGTCGTTCTGGACGAATTAAACCCATTACTTGACCTAGGCTTGCTCGAAGTCGACGAAGTGGTCAGCATGCTCAAGCGCAAGCCGGACCATATGGAAGTGATTGTCACTGGTCGCGGTGCCCCCCAGAAGTTAGTCGATGTCGCCGATCTGCATTCGGAGATGAAGCCGCACTATCACGAGGATGAAGAACGCCACGGGATCAGCGGTATTGAGATTTACACAGGGGCCGGCAAGGGTAAGTCAACTAGTGCATTGGGTAAGGCGTTGCAGGCGATCGGGCGCGGCATTAACCAAGACAAATCACACCGCGTCTTGATCATGCAGTGGCTCAAGGGGGGAAAGGGCTATACCGAAGATGCCGCGATTCAGGCATTGCGCCAGATTTATCCCAGCCTGGTGGATCATCAGCGCTGTGGCCGCGATGCGATCGTCTGGCGCGGCCAGCAACAGGAATTAGACTACGTAGAGGCGGAGCGAGGCTGGGAGATTGCGAAGAGTGCGATCGCTTCGGGAATGTATAAGACGATTATTTTGGATGAGCTCAATCCCACAGTCGATTTGGAACTGCTGCCGGAAGACCCGATCGTCCAGGCGCTATTGCGGAAGCCAAAGGATACGGAAGTGATTATCACCGGACGTTGTCAGAATCCCCCGGCATATTTTGATTTGGCGAGTATTCACTCGGAGATGGTGTGCCATAAGCACTATGCGGAGCGGGGTGTGAACCTGAAGCGGGGCGTAGATTTTTAG
- the fraC gene encoding filament integrity protein FraC, which produces MLWTGVLPLRAVAFQILFLLIAIAIEGMILRSRLGLKRKESMEYAVVVNLLSTILGWMLFFLAEPFFPEQLRTILMEYIFFGGNTFPPTLVIAGFSIFIATFLLKLQGMAWLDAILGRTPPTPTEEDRNKFRGRKRRHETFKGTPSRSLAVLWANACSFSAISILLALQIFGGAMRN; this is translated from the coding sequence ATGCTGTGGACTGGAGTGTTGCCTTTACGGGCAGTCGCCTTTCAAATCCTATTTTTGTTGATCGCGATCGCGATTGAAGGCATGATCTTGCGATCGCGTCTGGGGCTGAAGCGCAAAGAGAGTATGGAATACGCTGTGGTGGTCAATCTGCTCAGCACGATTTTGGGCTGGATGCTGTTCTTTTTGGCCGAACCGTTTTTCCCCGAACAGCTGCGCACCATCTTGATGGAATATATCTTTTTTGGTGGCAACACATTCCCGCCGACCCTGGTGATTGCTGGTTTTAGCATTTTTATTGCGACCTTCCTGCTGAAGCTCCAAGGGATGGCTTGGCTCGACGCCATCCTAGGGCGGACGCCCCCAACCCCAACCGAAGAAGACCGCAACAAGTTTCGGGGGCGCAAACGGCGGCATGAGACATTCAAGGGGACTCCGAGTCGCTCCCTGGCTGTGCTGTGGGCCAATGCCTGTAGCTTTAGTGCGATTAGTATTCTGCTCGCGCTGCAAATTTTCGGCGGGGCGATGCGTAATTAA